GGATGACCACCGACACCACTTCGTGGACGCCTTCGTCGTGGCCCTCACCTCCCCTGCCCTTATCAAACGAATCTCCGACCATGCCCGCACGTCCGACATCCCGGGAAAAAGGGCACCCTACAAAGGTGCCGCCTCTATACCCCAGAAACTGCGGGAGGAGCTTCGCCAGACACTCAAAAAGATCGTAGTCGCCCACGCCCCAAGACGCAAAATTGAGGGCGCCTTCCACGACGAAACGGCCTACGGAATGAGGGACCAAACAGGAAAAAGAACCCACGCCTACCAGGACACAAAAGAAGGGCAAGACGTAAAATACGTCGTCCGAAAACCTGTGGACGGGCTCACTCCGCCCGAAATCGCCCGAATCATAGATGGCGGAATCCGCGAACGCATCATCCAACGAATCCTGCAACTCGTTCCAGAAGGCGAAAAAGAAAGCGTCCGGTCTGCCATAGAAAAGTATCAAAAAGAAGGGAGACCTAAAATTCCCCAGAACACTAAAAAAGCGATAGAAGAAGCCATCAAAAAACTCAAACCCCCAACTCCCCACGACCCAGAAACCGCCAACCTCGGCGTCATAGACCACACCGGAAAATACATCCGGCGTGTCCGCGTGGAAGCCCGAATCCAGGAGCCCAAAACCCTGCCCGTCAAGGATGCGCAAGGAAGAGTGTACAAGGTCTACTTCATCACAGGGCAATACCACCACGTGGAAATCTTTGAATGCACCGAAGACCACGAAGACCCCATATCCAAAGAGAAATGGGAAAAAGGCGACCGAAGGGGATACTTCGTATCCCAACTGGAAGCCGCCGAACGCGCCCGAAGACTCAAAGAACCCCTCGTGAAAAGAACACCCCCGAAGGATTGGGGACCCCACTGGAAATTCGTGATGAGCCTCCACAAAAACGATATGGTGGAACTCAACAAACCAAACAGAAAAGGCATCTTCCGGGTGCAACAATTTGACGTGGGGAACGAAAACATAATGCTTCGCCTCCACACGTCCGCCAACACCAAAGACAATCGCACCCGGGAGTTCCTGCGAATCTCCCAGAGCCACTTCGCCCGAAAAATCTCCGTAGACCCCATAGGGAGGATCCATCCCGCCGGTGATTAGCCGAATCGTGGAAGTCTCCATCCCGGGATTCCTTTCCCTCAAGGACCGCCAACTCGTGGTGGAAAAAGACGGAGAGGTGAAAGGCACCATCCCCATTGAAGACCTCGGCGTCCTCATCCTGGACCACCCAGCCCTGGTGTACACTCACCAACTCTTCCAGCACCTCGCAGAACACAACGTCGCTGTGGTCCTCTGCGACGCCAAACATATGCCCACCTCCCTCCTCCTCAACTACGTGACCCATCACGAGCACACCAAAGTCCTCCGAAGTCAGATCTCCTGCTCGCCCCACAAAAAGACCTCCCTGTGGAGGCAAATCGTCCAGGCAAAAATAGAGCGCCAGAGCAGGGTACTCCAGAAGGAGAAAAAACGCTCTCCCAAATTAGAGGGACTGGCTCAAAAGGTTACCCAGAGCCAAACCGACCTCATAGAAGCCCGCGCCGCTCATATCTATTTCCACCTCCTCTTCGGAAAGGACTTTGACCGTGACCCCAAAGCGCCCGGAATCAACAGCCTCCTCAATTATGGCTACGCCATTATCCGCGCCGCCATCGCCCGCGCTATCGTCGGAACGGGAATGCACCCCGCTCTCGGCATCCATCACCGAAACCCCTACAATCCTTTCTGCCTGGCGGATGACCTTATGGAGCCCCTGCGTCCCCTCGTGGACCAAACCGTGTATCGCCTCGCCAAATCCCTCCCGGAAATCAATGACCTGACGCCCGCCCTCAAGCGGGAAATTCTCAGCATCACCACGAGCGACCTGCTCTTGAAAAAGAGAAAACTGCCCTTTATGACCGCTATCCCCCTTTACGTGGCAGGCGTCAAGCAATACCTGTGCGAAAACGCCAGGAAAGTGGAGATACCCCTATGGTGATTTTTGGAGGTCTTCGGTCTATGTGGCTTCTCGTGATGTTTGACCTGCCTGTAATGGATAGGGAGCAACAGCGAAACGCGAACCGCTTCCGGGCAAAGCTTATGGATGATGGCTACCGCCGCCTCCAGTACAGCGTTTATGCTCGCCCGTGCCCCTCTATGGAGAACACGAAGATGCACGCCGAACGCCTGAAGGAATGGATTCCCCCGGAGGGCGAGGTGAGAACCCTCATCGTCACGGATAAGCAGTTCGCCCGGATGCAGGTGTTCTACGGGGGCAAAAGGAAGCCCACCGAGAAACCCCCTCCCCAACTCCTGCTTTTCACGGAGGAGGAGCCACCCGAGGAAGGGTGAAAGGAGAATATTTCCGCTTTACCCCCCCTTGCCTCCCGATTTTTGAAGAAAATCAGGGGGGTAAAGCCAAAATATCGGTGCTTAAAATAAATACAAAGCGCGCTTTTCAGCGCGCTTTGTAATTATACCCGATGGCAGTCTGACCGCAATCCCCAACGGGATGGGTGCCGTCCGAAACTGGTATCGCAATTATACCCGATGGCAGTCTGACCGCAATCCCCAACCGAATTCTTCCACTCCCTCATTGAGTTCGTAATTATACCCGATGGCAGTCTGACCGCAATCCCCAACTGCAATAGGATGCTGTCGCTTTCGGATTGGAATTATACCCGATGGCAGTCTGACCGCAATCCCCAACCACGGATGGACTGCTCAGCAAGCAGTCAAAATTATACCCGATGGCAGTCTGACCGCAATCCCCAACGGCCGCAGCCGAAAGGCATGAGGCTGAGTAATTATACCCGATGGCAGTCTGACCGCAATCCCCAACCACGATGC
This genomic stretch from Fimbriimonadales bacterium harbors:
- the cas1 gene encoding type II CRISPR-associated endonuclease Cas1, translated to MISRIVEVSIPGFLSLKDRQLVVEKDGEVKGTIPIEDLGVLILDHPALVYTHQLFQHLAEHNVAVVLCDAKHMPTSLLLNYVTHHEHTKVLRSQISCSPHKKTSLWRQIVQAKIERQSRVLQKEKKRSPKLEGLAQKVTQSQTDLIEARAAHIYFHLLFGKDFDRDPKAPGINSLLNYGYAIIRAAIARAIVGTGMHPALGIHHRNPYNPFCLADDLMEPLRPLVDQTVYRLAKSLPEINDLTPALKREILSITTSDLLLKKRKLPFMTAIPLYVAGVKQYLCENARKVEIPLW
- the cas2 gene encoding CRISPR-associated endonuclease Cas2, with protein sequence MWLLVMFDLPVMDREQQRNANRFRAKLMDDGYRRLQYSVYARPCPSMENTKMHAERLKEWIPPEGEVRTLIVTDKQFARMQVFYGGKRKPTEKPPPQLLLFTEEEPPEEG